Proteins from a genomic interval of Candidatus Eisenbacteria bacterium:
- a CDS encoding MMPL family transporter, whose translation MLADAIARSTRFVIRRRWMVLAALVLLTAFLARSARSLHIEANPDHLVPQEHPYIQTLNDLYRIFGDKSLIVVGLFPHDGKVFTPAFLKTVANVTAQIEKVPGVNRALVQSIAADHVKDIRGTADGIEVEPVMETPPTDAAGAEAVRKRVFAHDMYVGTLVSKDETAASIQASFDLTEKTPDWVSLYRAVQDAVAANDDGTFDTTYSGIVVYAARMTQLTARTLLFFPLALLVIGLVHYHAFRTVQGLVLPLVTALMAVVWALGLMGLTGIALDPANIATPILILAIAAGHAVQVLKRFYEEYDRTRDVEEAIVEAMRRVGPVMLAAGVVAALSFCSLATFALASIRTFGLLTAFGIVSALVIELFGIPALRAMLPPPAAREREREAEAHPWMDAFLRTCGRLTTGRAARRTLVASALLVAVCLVLALRVRIDMSYRRVLGATDPVQIGDARANATLAGTNTFIALVEGPGEGSMEEPAIVQAIDGLERRLRAEPGVGSGMSYVDFLRTMHQTLNADRPDAGDLPAKRALVAQYLFLYSISGGGESLDTLLTPAHDTAKVRFLTREDSTRDGERLVKVAEDVVRTTFPPGYRVRYTGSLANMSAATQSMVEGKARNIAQIAVIIVVVAGLLLRSVVGGILVATPLALTLAVNFGLMGLFGLALDTNTSTIAALAVGIGADYAIYFLFRLREELTHEPVLDTALRRALMTSGKAVLFVSSAIAAGYATLCLSGFSYYVRMGALIAVAMVVSSTSALILLPALVEVLRPRFLGIGEGIVPRLPIVPVPQPATALGEAGSEAEPPHLLQ comes from the coding sequence ATGTTGGCAGACGCCATCGCCCGCTCGACGCGCTTCGTGATCCGGCGGCGATGGATGGTACTTGCAGCCCTCGTCCTGCTGACGGCCTTCCTCGCGCGCTCGGCGCGATCGCTCCACATCGAGGCCAACCCCGACCACCTGGTGCCTCAGGAGCATCCGTACATCCAGACGCTGAACGACCTCTACCGGATCTTCGGCGACAAGAGCCTCATCGTGGTCGGGCTCTTCCCCCACGACGGCAAGGTCTTCACGCCCGCGTTCTTGAAGACGGTCGCCAACGTCACGGCGCAGATCGAGAAGGTCCCCGGCGTGAACCGCGCGCTCGTCCAGAGCATCGCGGCGGACCACGTGAAGGACATCCGCGGCACCGCCGACGGCATCGAGGTCGAGCCGGTGATGGAGACGCCGCCGACCGACGCCGCCGGCGCCGAGGCGGTGCGGAAGCGCGTCTTCGCCCACGACATGTACGTCGGAACGCTCGTCTCGAAGGACGAGACCGCGGCGAGCATCCAGGCGAGCTTCGACCTCACCGAGAAGACGCCCGACTGGGTGAGCCTCTATCGCGCCGTCCAGGATGCCGTCGCCGCCAACGACGACGGGACGTTCGACACCACGTACTCCGGCATCGTCGTCTACGCCGCGCGTATGACGCAGCTGACGGCGCGCACGCTCCTGTTCTTCCCGCTGGCGCTGCTCGTGATCGGCCTCGTCCACTACCACGCGTTCCGCACCGTGCAGGGTCTCGTCCTGCCGCTCGTGACCGCCCTCATGGCCGTCGTGTGGGCGCTCGGGCTGATGGGGCTCACCGGCATCGCGCTCGATCCGGCGAACATCGCGACCCCGATCCTGATCCTCGCCATCGCCGCCGGACACGCCGTCCAGGTGCTGAAGCGTTTCTACGAGGAGTACGACCGCACGCGCGACGTGGAGGAGGCCATCGTCGAGGCGATGCGGCGAGTGGGGCCGGTCATGCTCGCGGCGGGGGTCGTCGCCGCGCTGTCGTTCTGCTCGCTCGCGACGTTCGCCCTCGCCAGCATCCGCACCTTCGGTCTGCTCACGGCGTTCGGCATCGTGTCCGCGCTCGTGATCGAGCTCTTCGGCATCCCCGCGCTCCGCGCCATGCTGCCCCCGCCCGCCGCGCGCGAGCGCGAGCGTGAAGCGGAGGCGCATCCGTGGATGGACGCCTTCCTGCGCACCTGCGGCCGGCTCACGACGGGGCGCGCGGCGCGGCGCACGCTCGTCGCCTCGGCGTTGCTGGTGGCCGTGTGTCTCGTCCTCGCCCTGCGCGTGCGCATCGACATGAGCTATCGCCGCGTGCTCGGCGCGACCGATCCGGTGCAGATCGGCGATGCGCGCGCGAACGCGACCCTGGCCGGAACCAACACCTTCATCGCGCTCGTCGAAGGGCCGGGCGAGGGCAGCATGGAGGAGCCCGCGATCGTGCAGGCGATCGACGGGCTCGAGCGCCGCCTGCGCGCCGAGCCCGGCGTCGGATCCGGCATGTCCTACGTCGACTTCCTGCGCACGATGCACCAGACGCTCAACGCCGACCGCCCGGACGCCGGCGATCTGCCGGCCAAGCGCGCCCTCGTCGCGCAGTACCTCTTCCTGTACTCGATCTCGGGCGGCGGCGAGAGCCTCGATACGCTGCTCACGCCCGCGCACGACACGGCGAAGGTCCGCTTCCTCACCCGCGAGGACAGCACGCGGGACGGCGAGCGGCTGGTGAAGGTCGCCGAGGACGTCGTCCGCACGACGTTCCCGCCCGGCTACCGCGTGCGCTACACGGGCTCGCTCGCCAACATGTCGGCGGCGACGCAGTCGATGGTCGAGGGCAAGGCGCGCAACATCGCGCAGATCGCCGTCATCATCGTCGTGGTCGCCGGGCTGCTGCTGCGCTCGGTGGTCGGCGGCATCCTGGTCGCGACGCCGCTCGCGTTGACGCTCGCCGTGAACTTCGGGCTCATGGGGCTCTTCGGCCTCGCGCTCGATACCAATACCTCCACCATCGCCGCGCTCGCCGTCGGCATTGGTGCCGACTACGCGATCTACTTCCTCTTCCGCCTGCGCGAGGAGCTGACGCACGAGCCGGTGCTCGACACCGCGCTCCGCCGCGCCCTCATGACGTCGGGAAAGGCCGTGCTGTTCGTGTCGTCGGCCATCGCGGCCGGCTACGCGACGCTGTGCCTGTCCGGGTTCTCGTACTACGTGCGCATGGGCGCGCTCATCGCCGTCGCGATGGTCGTCTCGTCGACCAGCGCGCTCATCCTGCTCCCGGCGCTGGTCGAGGTGCTGCGGCCGCGCTTCCTCGGCATCGGCGAGGGGATCGTACCGAGGCTGCCGATCGTGCCGGTACCGCAGCCCGCGACGGCCCTGGGCGAGGCCGGCTCAGAGGCCGAGCCGCCGCATCTTCTTCAGTAG